A window of Hordeum vulgare subsp. vulgare chromosome 5H, MorexV3_pseudomolecules_assembly, whole genome shotgun sequence genomic DNA:
CCGGCTTCGGCCGCCTCTAATAGGTCACGATCCTACTACTAACCCGTAACTAGAAACTAGCGGAGTGGTTAGTCACGCATCACCTTGTGGATGAGGGTTTGATCCTTTGATGTGCTTCAACCTTCACACGTTAAAATGGGTTGTCTCGACACTCTTTCCTCGACGCGAGACATTCCACAGAATCGTTTAATGCGATAAATAGTCAATGCACGGCCGGAGGGGATTTGAGGGAGTGAAGATGCATCTACACAATGGCTAGACAGTGTATATGTACAGAGGCGCCCCGAGCCTCGAGAATGGCGTTGCAACGACCAAGCTCCATGGAGCTCGttgcgcaaaaaaaaaaaaaaatcaaaatatatTTAGATGTTTCAAAAATGTCAAACATTTTTCTACAGACACATATCCATATCCTTGAAGTAGGTATATCTAGTTTGATTATTTGCATGccacacaaaaaagacaaatatcTAGCCCAAATACAACAAAGGAAAAATCCATTTTAACATGTGTACTTCCTTCgtctggaaatacttgtcctaaagatgaatgtatctaaacttattttagttatagatacatccattatattcatttctaggacaagtattttcggacggaaggagtatttgtcttttttgtgtacATCACAAATGAATATATATGTGCATGAAATTTTGTACATGTACACTACAAATATATGTTTATCCATATACTTCCTCTATCTCAAAATACGTGATTCAACTTTGTACTAGGCTTAGTATAAAGTTAGTATAAAGTCGAGCTGGCCTCTGCAGGAACTTTTCGCCCGAGCCTCCTCCTATAGACATATTACCGCCCAGGTCCTACGAAGATCAGCCCAGGTAACCCAGACCACAACGTCCCGCGGAACAAACGAAACAGACGAAGAGCAAGTCTAATAAGTCCTAATAAGCAGAGTGTTTGCCATGTCATCAAAATCTTACGTggtagagagagaagggaggagagAGATTGAAGCGGACGCTTCGTGTGTAGCCCGGCTCCAACACTGCACACGAGAAAAAAGTTTGCATGCAGCCTCGGTTGCCTCCTTTCTTTCATTCATCTCTCTTCatttacatgcatgcattaattgctTTGAATAATTAATAGCTCATCTACAGTCAGCTTACTATACAAGCAGACTTTTATACAAACTTTAAGTGACATGACACTTTTTATAGCCAGCAGCAAGCTTtgttattaaccatgctctaagtgGAGCGAGGCATGGCGAGGTTAACGAGAGGAAGGGGCGGACCGCGCCGCCGCGGCGCCTCGTTCTCGCCGCCTGTCCCCGTCTCGGCAGCTCCGCCGGCCGGGCGGGTCCCTACTCTAGTACCTCCTCGGACCCCCACCCTCGCCTCACCCCGCGCCTTCCCCGCCTTCTCCGCCGCGATTCCCTGACAGAACCTCGTCGGCCTCTCCGCTGCGCCGCCCCGCGATGAAGCTGAAGCCAGGCATGTCGGCCCTCGTCACCGGCGGCGGCTCCGGCATTGGTAATGAAAGTCCCCCATTGCCAATGCCAGCCGCGTTCCGTTCTCTGTAGTCTGTTTGGGCTTCACAGCCTTTTGCCTATGCCTCAAAAGTCACAGTTAAATTGATTTTGTGTAGTAGTAGTAGGACAAGAGCTTTCACTAGATATATTGCACGGTCTAACACTCCTTGTTTGTTCTTCAAAGGGAAAGCACTTTGCGTTGCTCTTGCACAGAAGGGTCTAGCTGTGACTGTCGTCGATTTCTCTGAAGAACATGGAGGACAAGTTGCGGCATTAATTCAAAAGGAAAGCAAACAGTTCCGTGGAGATTCTAAAGTTCCGTCTGCTACATTCATCAAGTGTGATGTTACTGATGCTGGTAAGAGGTATTTTTAAGTGGAAGCGGGTAGTAGCAATCAATTGGCTAGTTACAACAGACGAACTTCCTGAATCAAACTTATAGCTTGGCTATGCTTGATTTAATGGGAAAATGGGTTCAGGCCGGCTTTTGCCCAACGTAGTTTGCTAGAATTTGGAGGCAACCGTAAACATAACATGAAAACTGAAGTAATTAATCGCATTAGtctggtgaagcataattaattgCATTCGATAAATTTGTCAGGCGTAGGATGCAGTATAGTTCATTACTTCGTTAACATTTGTTTTGTTTCAAGCATCTCCTGAATGAATCACCTAGGATCTTAAATATAATGGATTGATAGATATTGGTTTCATAGCTCTCGAGAAGCATCAAATTCCTTTTCGACATGTCATCTTGTTGTGGCGTGATCTACTCACTCATGGGCACGGTATTACATGCATCATGGGTTTAGCCATTAAACAGCAATATAATTTCCCTTGCACTCCATGGTCACACTGATTTTATGTGCAGATGCTCTTGCTGCCGCTTTTGGGAAACATGTACACTTGTATGGTGGATTAGATGTCTGCATCAACTGTGCTGGATTTGTCAATAAATCCTTAGTTTATGATGATACATCCAATGGAACTAAGACATGGAGGCGTGCTGTAAATGTGAACCTTGTTGCTGTTATTGATGGTACTCGCATCGCAGTAAGTCTCATATTGACTATTGGAGTAATTTTGTCAAGTTAATTTATTTAGCAACTTAAACTATTTGTAGTAACAGAGTGCTGGTACCATCCATTGACACATGTACACTATTTATGGTTGGATTTGTTCACTGCAGACTCTAATAATGCGTGCACAGAAGAAGCCTGGTGCCATAATAAATATCGGTTCAGTTGCTGGCTTATACCCTATGCACTATGAACCCATCTATAGTGGGACAAAAGGTCGGTCTCTCTTCGTGTATTAAGAAATGTACTTAAAATGGTGGTTTTGTTTGTAATGTGTAAGCTGTGATGTTTTGTGGTGACTCTCTTTTTCGAATTTAGTGAAGATAAATACGTAGGCTGGTACTGTAGTGACAGAAGGTATACACTCCTAAAAAATAcctcctctgtcccaaaataagtgacacaaatttagtactaagttagtacaaaatttgtactaaagcagcgacacttattttgggacggagggagtagtaatcaAGGTGCTTAGAAGTCATCATGTTGTACTAAAATAAACATGCTATATTCTCCGATATCAGGCCATCCTTATAAAATTGATCTTGGTCTTTAGTGCAGTTGTCTAAACTTATTTTCTTGCTGTGTATGTATCTTAGTTTTGTGCGTTCCTTTCTTGAACCAAGGTAACAAGTTAGTAatgatcaaagttatccttagaatTTTCATTGGAAATGGCATCCGGAAAGAAATAAACTTCATTGGGGATGGGTTATTTTACTTTACCTTCCACAATGCTCTACTAAATCCACTTTGCAGAGCCCTGTTAATCTGCTATTTTTTGTGGTGAACTATGCAGAAGTCCATAATCTTTCATCTTCATATGCATGTACTAACATGGATGTCTACACTATAAAGTGGACTGCAGATAGTTGCTTGTTTGCTTCTGTGTTAAAATGTAGCATTCCCTTTTTCAAGTGAAAATTAGCTGCTTTAATATATGTTTTCTTTCAGAGATTGCTAATTGGTTAAAAAAAGGTGTATGCGTTGTAGGCAGACTCGAATTGCTTTCGCAATAAGTTAGACATGTCATGTATTAACAGTCAAAACTTGCACATACGCTCATGTTGGCTATTTAAAATGCTCTGTGCCGCCATCAGCTGCACTTTTATTACAAAGTACAAACTAACCATGTGTTCCTCCTATATAATGTATGAGCTATTTAGTGCACAATATAACCTCAAATTTCATCTGCAGGTGGTGTGATTATGTTTACAAGATCACTTGCTCCATTAAAACGACATGGCGTTCGTGTCAATGTGATCTGCCCTGAGGTATTAATAATTGGCATGAGGCAAGAGAAATACTTAGCATTCTATCTGTGACATACTCACTTATTGACCCGCACCATTGTACTTACATTCAAACAGTGCCTATTTTTCTGTCCTACAGTCGTGAGCATATTTTGACCGAGAGTGGTACTGTACAGTGCATTGTATCTTCCATTACATAAAGTTGTATGGACcgaaaaacttaggttcaatagCCAGTGTGACTGCTCACTATTTCAATTCTTAAGGGCGTGGGCCGGAGCCATTTTAGGGCCCTGACCAGGGTTAGAGTGACCCATCAACAATTAGAACCTTGTATGATTTTTTGTTCTTTAGTCATGTTAAATATGATTGGTGCATAGTTCCGTTTTTTAAAAGCAAACAGCGTGACTGTGTGGACCAACTTTATCCATTGTTCCATCTGCAAGAATTAGCTGATGTTAGTGAGTTGATATCCACATTTCTTAGTTGATGACAGATGGAGCATATTTTAGATGCTGCAAGTCATGATAACTTTATATTTGTCGTAAACATACTAGCTTATCATTTTATCCTAACAAATATATTGGACTGGTGTATGCAGTTTGTCCAAACAAATATGGGAGAACAAGTAAATCGCGTATTAGTAGATGCGCTTGGTGGGTTTCTGAAGATGGAGGATGTTATTAATGGTACTGTGTTTCTTACATAGTTCATTTGTAATCAATTTTTTTGCCTACTTTATCTGGTGTCTCAGGATTACAGGTTACAGTTGAGCCTTATATAAGTTGAGACTGTGTTTTAATTAATGATGAAAATGGACATGGATGGTTGTGTTTGTTTTTTCCATGTGAAACATGTGCATCCATTATGTGCCAGGTTGGTACTAGGTATTGTTCTCCTGCCTTCACTGCTTTTCTACAAGTGCAGCCCTCAAGTTCCTGCCTGAAGTGGCATGTCTGTGCAAGCTTAGAGACCTTCTAAACTATTTTGATATCTATGGACCTACTTATATATATGTCTATGTCTGTTGCCTATGATGCTCCGTCTTTTTGCTCCATGTTATCTGAAAGGGAAATGATATCTTCTGTTTGGATTAGGTGCATTTGAGCTTATAGAAGATGAGAGCAAGGCTGGTGCCTGCCTTTGGATATCTAAAAGAAGAGGGATGGTGTACTGGCCAACATCAGAGGAAGAAAAGAAGTATTTGGTGTATGCCACAAAGTCAAAAATGACACTAACAAAGAATAGATTCCCCATCATCCAGACACCTGAATTCTTTGAGAAGATGTAAGTAATCCTGCTATGTTCTATTcatatttctctaaggacttgtcAAATATCCTCACAAAGAAACAGCAACGTGGCTGTATTACTCTATTTCTTCTTTTATCCATACCTAAAATGCTTAAAGTAACATCCTGCTCTGATCCCTTAAGCAGACAGTGAGCAAGCTTCTCTTTGCACTTTTTGTGCAAAATTGCAGCTATGCATTGATAGGTCTGATTTATGTAACATCCTGATTTTTTTGTGAGTTCATTTTTTTTTGAAGCTATGGGCGTTGCAACATAATCTTATATTATATTGTATTTGTTATGACCAGAGGCCCAGTTAGCAAAACTGGCCCAGTTATCTTAAtaatattaggggcttagcccagtaTATTATAGCCTAGGGAACTTATATATAGTCATGTAATCAGCACTTTTGAGATTAAGCAAAGATCAATCTATTTTGATCGGCTCCAACTAGGAGCCggtgccctaaccctagccgcctcttccATCGCGCTGCCGTCCCCATCCGTGCGAGACGGCGCCCCTGCGCCGGCGACCTCAGCCGATCCCTTCCTTCCCCTACAACCTCTGGacaagacctggtagaaccctagtttctaccagtttggtatcaggtagcttcGGTGCGATCATGTCTTTGCCGCCGCCCACCTCAACCCTCCCGCTGCCGaccgccaccaccgccccgctggcCACCACGGCCGGCACCCCTTCTCTGCCGGTGTCGGTCACCTCCGCCGCGCCGGTTCCCACCGTCTTCACACCGGAGGAAGTCACTGCAGCGCTTCGTGATCTCGCCACCGCGGTCCAGGGCATCCGCCTCTACTTGGCCGGGCCCTACGGGCCGCCGCCGGCTGCGCCACCCGTCGCTGCCACCGGGCCACTGCTCCTGCCGTGGCAACCGCCGCACCCGGCGGCCTCCGTGGCGCTCGCTGGGCCGCTGCAGCCCCAGCTGCAGCCGCCTCCCGCCTCCAACCCGCCCTGGTCGCAGTGGTCGTCGCCGACCCTCGCGGCCTCCGTCGCGCCCGTTTCCCCCCTGCAGCAGCCGCTGCAGCTGCAGGCCCTCCCGCCGATCCACTCCGGGCCGGCTACGACTGCGCCGGTGGGAGTCCCGATCCACTAGGTCCGGTTCCGCCTTCGCCGCACCGCTTCCGGCCTGGTTGGCCGGGTTGTCACCGCAGCCGGCGCCCGCCCTGCAGTATGGCGGGCCCTCCAGCTCCGTGGGTCCCTACGCCGACCTCGACGGGCAGCCGTTTCACGGGGGACCCCGTGCGTCCACCGACCCGGCGCCGCCCTCCATGCTGCTCCAAACCGCCGACCCGTACGGCCACGGCGGTCATACTCAGCCACCGCCACGCTTCGCCAAACTCGACTTCGCCACCTTCGACGTCACCGAGGACCCCCTCAACTGGCTTAATCAGTGTGAGCAGTGGGGCTACGCATGCTCGCATCGGACCGCACCTGGCTTGTCTCATATCACCTCCGAGGCGCCGCGCAgacgtggtactacgccctcgagcaggacgagggcggcatgcccCCATGGGAGCGCTTTCGCGAGCTCTGTCTCCTTTGCTTCTGGCCGCCGATACGCGGGAGCCGGCTGGCGGAGCTAGGCCGACTCCCCTTCACCTCCACGatgcaggacttcgccgaccgcttccaaGCCCTGGCGTGCCACGCGCCCGGCGTGATGGCCCGTCAGCgggccgagctcttcgtcggcggtCTGCCGGATCATATCCGCGTGGACATGGAGCTTCGGGGACCACAGGACATCCAGACCGCCATGTACTATGCCCGCGCATTCGAGCAGTGGGCGGTGGCTATGCAGCAGGCGTTCCCGGCCCAGGCACATCGCCCACCCCCTCAGCCGGCTATGTCTGCACCTAGCCGGCCTGACCAGCCGGCGACAGGGACTCCCGCCACGGCAGCAACTCGACCGTTCCGTCGGCTAACCCCGGCCGAACAACACGAGCGTCGTCGACATGGGTTATGTTTcaactgcgatgagccctacgTGCCAGGCCACGTCTGCCTGCACCTCTTCTACCTGGAGGCAGACGACCATGTCACGGTGGATACAACTCCCTCCGAGCTTGCCGAGGCGGCGGCCCCGGCGTCAGCCACCGCTCTCGTGGTCTCCCTTCATGCCCTTGCCGGCATACGAGTGGAAACAACGATGTTGTTGCCAGTGATGGTTAATGGGGAGCGCCTCTTAGCTCTCTTGGACACGGGCTCTACGCACAACTTCCTGCCCGCGTCTACTATGCGTCGCCTGGCCCTCCAGCCGACGGGCGGCGAGCAGCTCCGAGTTACCGTGGCTAACGGTGACCATCTCCGCTGCCACGGAATTGCGCAGTAGGTTCTcatcctcatcggcgacgagtcCTTCGCCATCACGTGCGTCGACATCGACTTGGGCGACTACGACTTCATCCTCAGCGTCGACTTCTTGCGGACGCTCGGACCCATCCTTTGGGACTTCGACGCACTGACCATGACTTTTTGGCGTCAAGGGCGCATGGTGCAGTGGAAGGGCGAGGGTGTCACTTCTCCAGTAGGGCCCTCTCAGCTGTCGACCGCCATGCAGCCTCCGAGCCGCCCCTGTTGGCTCATCTCCTGCAGCGGCACGACGACCTTTTATCGGTGCTCCTTGTTCACAAGCCCGAGGGCTCGTGGCATTTCTGCCTCGATTACCGTGCTCTCACTGCCACGACGACGCGGGTCAATTTTCCTATACCGGTCATGGAGGAGCTCCGGGAAGAGCCGCCAGGGCCACGATTATTCCCTACGCTCGACTTGCGTTCTTGCTACCATCACGATCACTTAGAGTTCTTGGTGATGCCTTTTGGTCTCTCCAATGCGTCGGCGACATTCCAGGCCTTGATGCACGACGTACTTCGGACCAGCTCAACCTTCTGAAGGCACCTTGGGAGCAGCTCAAGGAGTTCCGCCAACATTTTCTAgatgtccagctcgaggacgagctgtttgcgcaGGCGGGGAGAAATGTTAGGACCAGAGGCCCAGTTAGCAAAACTGGCCCAGTTATCTTAAtaatattaggggcttagcccagtttATTATAGCCTAGGGAACTTATATATAGTCATGTAATCAGCACTTTTGAGATTAAGCAAAGATCAATCTATTTTGATCGGCTCCAACTAGGAGCCggtgccctaaccctagccgcctcttccATCGCGCTGCCGTCCCCATCCGTGCGAGACGGCGCCCCTGCGCCGGCAACCACAGCCGATCCCCTCCTTCCCCTACAACCTCCGGCCAAGACccggtagaaccctagtttctaccagTATTTGTTTTTGGAGTTGCTCAAATTAGTACCAAGTCACTTGAAATTAATTAGCATATGACAAGAGGAAAATAATTTCCATAATATCATAAGTCGATTTAGTCATTCGTGGTATTTTATTTGAGTTCATCTTGTCTAGCTCTCTTTCATGGATTTTTTCGGATTCCAAAGTTATTTTTTTCTCTACTATTatttctacaacaacaacaacaacaaagcctttagtcccaaacaagttggggtaggctagaagtGAAACCCATAAGCTCTTGcgcccaactcatggttctggtgGCTGGTTTTCTGGTGATACTCCGGTCCTTCAAGCCTCTCTTTACAGaaccctcccatgtcaagttcagTCTACCACGACCTCTTCTGACATTATTAGCATgctttagccgtccgctatgcactggaGCTTCTGGAGGCCTGTGTTGGATATGCCCcaaccatctcagacgatgttggacaagcttcccaTCAATCGGCGCTACCCCAACTCTGTCTCTCGTATGTCATCATTCCGGActcggtccttccttgtgtggccacacatccatcttaacatgcgcatctccgccacacctaactgttgcacatgtcgctttttagtcggccaacactctGCACCATACAACATTGCGGAACATCTAGGACAATTTTTTGTTGATGCTAGGAACATCTAGGAGTTGATGGTTATAAGTTTTCGTCGTGTAAGATTTGTTTTGCGTTAAGTATATTGAGTATGAGTGCATATGTGAATATTTTGTCTCAATGACAAAAATATTGGGTATGAGTAAGCAAATTTGCATGACTTCAACTTCGACAAAATATTCACATATGCACTCATACCCAATATACTTTAACGCAAAACAAatcttacaacaacaacaacaacaacaaagcctttagtcccaaacaagttggggtaggctagaggtgaaacccataagatctcgcgaccaactcatggttctggcacatggatagcaagcttccatgcacctctgtccatggctagttctttggtgatgctccaatcctttagatctctctttacggactctttccatgtcaagttcggtctaccccgacctctcttgacattatcaACATGCTTTAGGCGTCCGCTATGCACTCGGGCTTCTGGAGGCCtgcgctgaatatgcccaaaccatctcagacgatgttggacaagcttctcttcaattggcgctaccccaactctatctcgtatatcatcattccggattcggtccttccttgtagggccacacatccatctcaacatgcgcatctccgccacacctagctgttgcacatgtcgccttttGGTCGGCCAACACTCAGTgccatacaacattgcgggtcgaaccgccgtcctatagaacttgccttttagcttttgtggcaccctcttgacacagagaatgccagaagcttggcgccacttcacccATCCGGCTTTTATTCGATGGTTCACATTttcatcgatatccccatccttctgcaacattgaccccaaataacggaaggtgtccttctgaggtaccacctgcccatcaaggctaacacCCCCTCCTCGTGCTTAGTAGTACTGAAAgcgcacctcatgtactcggtcttagtcctactaagtctaaaaccttttgattccaaggtttgcctccataactccaacttcttgttgaccctgtccgactatcatcgactagcaccacatcgtccGCAAAACAAATCTTACTCGATGAAAAATAATAACCATCTACTCCTAGACGTTCCTAGGATCATCAAAAATTGCCCTatgggtttaggcttgggtttatATCAACGGCACTCGTCGGAGATGGAAACGTTGTGTTAATGCAGGCGAGCTCCGGTGTGTCATTGTTGTCAAACTCCGACGATATAAGGATGGTGAGCGTTGCTCCTTGCGATGAGGAAAACTCCATGACGCGGATGGAGTCGACGGATGAGTCTTCGGATGATGGCAACATCGGTCCCAAGTGGTGGTAACATGGCCACGTCGTGCGCACGCCCAACGACGACAAACGGCCGGAGGAAGATGTCTAGGAGGTGGGATATGGTGAGGTGGTTCGGCTGGTGGAAGGAATTGGGCCAGAGTGCTCACCAGCGGCGACGGTAGGGAAAATAAGGTGTAGATGTGGCTCCATTGTGGGGAAGATTGTGGGTGGTGTGGAAGGAATTGGAGAATGAGAGTATGTGGCTTTTATAGAGGAGGTCAAGACAAACAGTTGCATTGATTTTCAGAATAAATTTCTATTACACTGGAAATAACAGGAAAACAATCAGTTGACTTTGGAAAAATCCATGAAAGAAAGATAGACAAGATGAACTCAAATAAAATACTACGAATGACTAAATCGACTTGGGATATTATGGAAATTAGTTTTCTCCTGTCATATGTTAAATTAATTTCAAACGACTTGGTATTAATTTGAGCAACTCCAAAACAAAATACAATAAGATTATGTTGCAACATccttagtttttttttttttttttaaataactcCCAAAAAAATTCAGGATGTTACATTTTATCAGACGCGCTGTCTCTTTACTGAATAATCTATCTGCCATTTTGCATTCTTAAAAAAGCTTGGGCACTTAACATACTTAACATCTATAGTAGAATATGTGAGTCCATTTCTTGGACATGATATGCATGCGATTTCGGAAATCTTTATTATGCATCGCTTCCTACAACTCCAAATTGTTAGCTGTATAATACTTTACATTTAGCTGTGTAATATGCCCATTTTAGAAGGGGGGTTCTGTATATTTACCACACATGGACGTGCATAAACTCGGCTTATGTCCTCATagaaatacaagttgcatattttctCACATGGTAGAGCCAAGACGTCTTCAGTAGTTCAGTTCAAAACCCGACTTGGAAGAAATTGAtcagaggaagagagaagaaacTGAAACCAGTCTGGATGAGAGGAGAGCACGGGTTGTGCGTGCGGAAAAAAATCCAGATCTGATGTCATGTAAAGTTGCATGTAATGGTCAGTTCACCCAAAAGCGGAAGTTAATGGAGAAAGGTGGGCAATGCGCTTCATGTGGTCTTGTGTGCAGGATTAATTGATGCACTTCAACATTTGCCTTCCGAACTTCAGTTCctcagactagagcacaacactTCTACCTCTCCAAACACAATGTTCTTAATCCACCACcagttttgtgtgtgtgtgtgcgcctgttgggggggggggggattagaGTAGCATGTCTCCTTTTACATGTGTAACACCCCATTGGTCTGAAAGTTATCTTATAGATGATAGGTTAACTTCGTCAAAGCACAGCCCTGCCAGTTCTTGCCATGGTAGAATGTTTGTATGGATATTGAAAATGGTGTCTACTACTAATAGTGTCTGTTTTTTCATGATGGTTCTGCAGAACGGTTCACACGCTCAGTCATAATTTCCGCAATGCTACAAGAATTGATCGTGTGCGGCTGAGATTGCCCATGGAACCACATAGTGCTCTTGTTAAAATAATATACGCTGGTGTAAATGCTAGTGATGTAAGTCCTTTCATTTATGTTTTCAATTGCTTCTGTTTTTGATTTACTATTTCCGAACTGTCAGAAATTGTAATGATTTGTTTCAGGTGAACTTCACTTCTGGCCGTTATTTCAGTGGTAATGCTAAAGAAGCTTCTGCACACCTTCCATTTGATGCTGGTTTTGAGGTAACTGATGGCCCCATATGTCCATTTTAAACTTTAAAGCATTTTCAATGTAGGAAGATGTTCCGGGAAAAAAAGTACACCATTCTTATCATTTCCCCTGAGTGCTGTAATGACTCTGATAGTTTAACTGTGCCGGCATGAAAAGAACTTTCTAAGAAAGCCGAGTTATCAGCCTGTTGCTATGACATCCAACTGCATGATGGCTATAACTATGGCTGACCCCGAAGGGCAAGGATAATGTGCTCACTCTTGATCGGCTAGGTGGGAAACAGTCACTCCTGGTGTAGAGTAGACCGAGAACATTGGCATGCCTATGCGACATGCCTCCATCAAACCAGCTTGCACCTCTAATGATTTGATATGGTGTTGCTGCATTAGTCCTTACATTCTTACAGGAGAATTTAATGTATCTTATCATAAAAACCAATATAC
This region includes:
- the LOC123398734 gene encoding uncharacterized protein LOC123398734 isoform X2 codes for the protein MKLKPGMSALVTGGGSGIGKALCVALAQKGLAVTVVDFSEEHGGQVAALIQKESKQFRGDSKVPSATFIKCDVTDADALAAAFGKHVHLYGGLDVCINCAGFVNKSLVYDDTSNGTKTWRRAVNVNLVAVIDGTRIATLIMRAQKKPGAIINIGSVAGLYPMHYEPIYSGTKGGVIMFTRSLAPLKRHGVRVNVICPEFVQTNMGEQVNRVLVDALGGFLKMEDVINGAFELIEDESKAGACLWISKRRGMVYWPTSEEEKKYLVYATKSKMTLTKNRFPIIQTPEFFEKITVHTLSHNFRNATRIDRVRLRLPMEPHSALVKIIYAGVNASDVNFTSGRYFSGNAKEASAHLPFDAGFEAVGIVASVGDSVRHIKVGTAVALMTFGSYAEFTVVPAKHLLLVPRPDPEVVAMLTSGLTASISLEKSGQMTSGQVVLVTAAAGGTGQFAVQLAKLAGNKVIATCGGGNKAALLASLGVDRVIDYQHEKIKDVLKKEFPRGADIVYESVGAEMFDLCLNALAVRGRLIVIVSRKGWMDATELLWVV
- the LOC123398734 gene encoding prostaglandin reductase-3-like isoform X1 codes for the protein MKLKPGMSALVTGGGSGIGKALCVALAQKGLAVTVVDFSEEHGGQVAALIQKESKQFRGDSKVPSATFIKCDVTDADALAAAFGKHVHLYGGLDVCINCAGFVNKSLVYDDTSNGTKTWRRAVNVNLVAVIDGTRIATLIMRAQKKPGAIINIGSVAGLYPMHYEPIYSGTKGGVIMFTRSLAPLKRHGVRVNVICPEFVQTNMGEQVNRVLVDALGGFLKMEDVINGAFELIEDESKAGACLWISKRRGMVYWPTSEEEKKYLVYATKSKMTLTKNRFPIIQTPEFFEKITVHTLSHNFRNATRIDRVRLRLPMEPHSALVKIIYAGVNASDVNFTSGRYFSGNAKEASAHLPFDAGFEAVGIVASVGDSVRHIKVGTAVALMTFGSYAEFTVVPAKHLLLVPRPDPEVVAMLTSGLTASISLEKSGQMTSGQVVLVTAAAGGTGQFAVQLAKLAGNKVIATCGGGNKAALLASLGVDRVIDYQHEKIKDVLKKEFPRGADIVYESVGAEMFDLCLNALAVRGRLIVIGMISQYQGKDGWMPRNYYGLCEKILGKSQTVAGFFLIQYADLWQKHLDKLFDLHASGKLKVSLDPKKFVGVASVADAVEHLHSGRSIGKVVVCMDPAYSQTLAKL